From Leishmania braziliensis MHOM/BR/75/M2904 complete genome, chromosome 22, a single genomic window includes:
- a CDS encoding putative exosome complex exonuclease RRP45 homolog, protein MLYRTAVPVPADALVQRNVEFTRTAWKAGLRPDQREANQLRVVEINFPLLSRDVVQVKCGNTVATATVSCDLVEPSPYRPKHGFFEVHARQLLHERDPLDQSKEIKRISMYLTRLFTGSVLETEGLCIIPGRRVWSIDAEVIIMNNDGNVQDVGQWAVMAALQHVRRPELTIRGDDVIVHPPHEREPVPLPLHHIPLSFTFAVCANPQEVQLAVRASTLRRGQTPRAGASSDANVDEDDGEEKELGWSSDALQVVVDPALEEVAAAACTVSVAVNGEGHVCSLEKADGCDVSISCLEKCMETATKLTQALLTQMKESMEAHNLKRKETVRSQFLWAQQRRGIQAVATREEEGESASKKAKAEE, encoded by the coding sequence ATGCTGTACCGCACGGCCGTGCCAGTACCGGCTGACGCACTTGTGCAGCGCAACGTGGAGTTCACGCGGACTGCGTGGAAGGCCGGCCTCCGTCCTGATCAGCGAGAGGCGAATCAGCTGCGGGTGGTGGAGATCAACTTCCCGCTGCTCTCCCGTGACGTGGTGCAGGTGAAATGCGGCAACACCGTCGCCACGGCCACCGTCAGCTGCGACCTTGTAGAGCCCTCCCCGTACCGTCCAAAGCACGGCTTCTTCGAGGTGCACGCCCGCCAGTTGCTGCACGAGCGCGACCCTCTCGATCAATCCAAGGAAATCAAGCGCATCAGCATGTACCTGACGCGACTCTTCACCGGCAGTGTGCTGGAGACGGAGGGCTTGTGCATTATTCCTGGCCGCCGCGTCTGGAGCATCGATGCAGAGGTGATCATTATGAACAACGATGGTAACGTGCAAGACGTGGGGCAATGGGCTGTGATGGCCGCCCTGCAACATGTGCGAAGGCCCGAGCTCACGATTCGCGGTGACGACGTGATTGTGCACCCTCCACATGAGCGGGAGCCGGTGCCACTCCCGCTGCATcacatccctctctcttttacgTTTGCCGTTTGCGCCAATCCacaggaggtgcagctggcggTGCGTGCGTCCACGCTGCGCCGTGGACAAACACCTCGAGCCGGCGCTTCCTCCGATGCGAacgtggacgaggacgacggtgaagagaaagagctCGGCTGGTCAAGTGACGCGCTGCAGGTAGTGGTAGATCCGGCACTCGAAGaagttgccgctgccgcgtgcACGGTGTCGGTGGCTGTGAACGGAGAGGGCCACGTATGCTCGCTAGAGAAGGCAGATGGCTGCGATGTGTCGATCTCGTGCCTGGAGAAGTGTATGGAGACTGCCACAAAGCTtacgcaggcgctgctgacgcaGATGAAGGAGTCGATGGAGGCGCACAATCTGAAGCGCAAGGAGACGGTGCGCAGTCAGTTTCTCTgggcccagcagcgccgcggtaTCCAGGCTGTTGCGACccgggaggaagagggggaaagcgCTAGCAAGAAggccaaggcggaggagtg